A stretch of Bacteroidota bacterium DNA encodes these proteins:
- a CDS encoding ABC transporter ATP-binding protein — MIEIQNLSKQYENASQIIQEVLLDINLTIELGDSIAIVGPSGSGKSTLLNLIGSLDIPSSGDIMFEGKNINQLNEKEVSEFRNTKIGFVFQQHHLLPQLTLLENVLLPTLVSNNKDDASKIEIRAKQLLKKVGLEDKIDQSPSHCSVGECQRAAVVRALINQPKVILADEPTGSLDEQNASELVDLLSQINKDENVSIVMVTHSLELASKMKKVYKLSNKKLVLI, encoded by the coding sequence ATGATTGAAATACAAAATTTATCAAAACAATATGAAAATGCTTCTCAAATTATTCAGGAAGTTCTTTTGGATATTAATCTTACAATTGAACTAGGTGACTCCATAGCAATTGTAGGTCCTTCAGGATCAGGAAAAAGCACGCTGCTAAATTTGATTGGAAGTTTAGATATTCCTTCTTCTGGAGATATAATGTTTGAAGGAAAAAATATCAATCAACTTAATGAAAAAGAAGTCTCTGAATTCAGAAATACTAAAATTGGTTTTGTATTTCAGCAACATCATCTCCTGCCCCAGCTTACATTGTTAGAAAATGTACTTCTGCCCACTTTGGTTTCAAACAATAAAGATGATGCCTCAAAAATTGAAATCAGGGCAAAGCAATTGTTGAAAAAAGTCGGATTGGAAGATAAAATTGATCAATCACCTTCACATTGTTCAGTGGGTGAATGTCAACGAGCTGCAGTTGTAAGAGCGTTGATTAATCAACCAAAAGTGATTCTGGCAGATGAACCAACTGGCTCTTTGGATGAACAAAATGCTTCAGAATTGGTCGATTTACTTTCTCAGATCAATAAAGATGAGAATGTTTCCATTGTTATGGTTACCCATTCATTGGAACTGGCTAGTAAGATGAAGAAAGTTTATAAGTTGTCAAATAAGAAATTAGTTCTTATTTAA
- a CDS encoding glycosyltransferase family 4 protein translates to MKIINIVPGFGGTFYCGNCLRDSGFIKTLNSLGHDAMTLPIYLPLSVDNRQAETDVPVFYGAVNLYLKQQFPFLRRMPKGMKNFFNSSWILRYAAKKAGSTRAKGLEEMTVSMLKGHEGYQKEELNQLVDFIASEQPDVVHLSNALLLGLAHKIKNELNIKVVCSLQDEDVWVDAMSNKYQDYVWKLMGYKAKDVDAFVAVSQYFADLMQTKMEIPNEKLHVVPIGVNPDHYKINEPNIEIPTIGYLSRRNKENGFEVLIDAFILLKKNSEFKQTRLKVTGGKTSDDKRFIKKQLKKLEKNNILEDVEFIENFKQENMNDFFKGLTVLSVPVLKGEAFGMYQLESLASGIPIVQPKIGAFPEIIENTNGGVLFDPNYSRTLASKLEEVLSNTEALHIMSINGRKAVEEQYNTNILTERMISIYSKL, encoded by the coding sequence ATGAAGATTATAAATATTGTTCCTGGATTTGGAGGCACATTTTACTGTGGAAATTGCTTACGCGATAGTGGTTTTATCAAAACACTAAATTCACTTGGACATGATGCCATGACCCTTCCTATTTATCTTCCACTTTCAGTAGATAACAGGCAAGCTGAAACAGATGTTCCTGTGTTTTATGGTGCAGTAAACCTATATTTAAAACAACAATTCCCTTTTCTAAGAAGAATGCCTAAGGGGATGAAGAACTTCTTTAATTCCAGTTGGATTTTAAGATATGCTGCTAAAAAAGCTGGATCTACTCGAGCCAAAGGATTAGAAGAAATGACGGTTTCCATGCTCAAAGGACATGAGGGATATCAAAAGGAAGAATTGAATCAATTGGTTGACTTCATTGCCTCTGAACAACCTGATGTAGTTCATCTTTCAAATGCTCTATTATTGGGGCTGGCACACAAAATTAAAAATGAATTAAATATTAAAGTAGTTTGTTCATTGCAGGATGAAGATGTTTGGGTAGATGCAATGTCAAATAAATATCAGGATTATGTGTGGAAACTCATGGGGTACAAAGCAAAAGATGTTGATGCATTTGTAGCTGTTAGTCAATATTTTGCTGATTTGATGCAAACGAAAATGGAAATTCCTAATGAAAAACTACATGTGGTTCCTATTGGAGTTAATCCAGATCATTATAAAATCAATGAACCCAATATTGAAATACCAACTATTGGGTATTTATCAAGGCGAAATAAAGAAAATGGTTTTGAAGTATTAATCGATGCCTTTATCTTGCTTAAAAAGAATTCAGAATTCAAACAGACCAGACTAAAAGTTACTGGAGGCAAAACGTCTGATGATAAACGATTCATCAAGAAACAGCTAAAAAAACTTGAGAAAAACAACATTCTTGAAGATGTTGAATTCATAGAAAACTTCAAACAAGAAAACATGAATGACTTTTTCAAAGGCTTGACTGTTCTCTCTGTTCCTGTTTTAAAGGGAGAAGCTTTCGGCATGTATCAATTAGAATCACTGGCTTCTGGAATTCCAATTGTTCAACCTAAGATTGGAGCCTTTCCTGAGATTATCGAAAACACTAATGGAGGTGTTTTGTTTGATCCAAATTATTCCAGAACACTTGCCAGCAAACTTGAGGAAGTGCTATCGAATACCGAAGCCTTACATATCATGAGTATAAATGGACGGAAAGCGGTTGAAGAACAATACAATACCAATATCCTTACAGAAAGAATGATTAGCATTTATTCTAAGCTTTAA